One window of the Fusobacterium perfoetens genome contains the following:
- the cbiB gene encoding adenosylcobinamide-phosphate synthase CbiB: MDFVIKYLIAYIFDLIFGDPEWFPHPVRFIGKFINFLEKHLYNLKNKTFWGGVTAFLVISVSVLISYFLAGISKYIEIFFLYTTLAGKCLADEGIRVYKILKSGDLEDAKKKLSYLVSRDTEKMDNRQIIRSILETFSENSVDGIISPMFFAFAGSFFTVKGVSLALPFAMGYKAINTLDSMLGYKNERYINFGTVSAKIDDIANFIPARIAGAFLIPTAAFFTGFNWKESFKIFLRDRHNHASPNSAHGESAFAGALGVQFGGKTKYFGVVYDKPTIGDKIKDFELNDILRGRKLLYGTSAIGIIFFSLLRIVI; the protein is encoded by the coding sequence ATGGATTTTGTAATAAAGTATTTAATAGCTTATATTTTTGATTTAATTTTTGGGGATCCTGAATGGTTTCCTCATCCAGTTAGATTTATAGGGAAATTTATAAATTTTCTTGAAAAACATCTTTATAATTTAAAAAATAAAACTTTCTGGGGGGGAGTGACAGCTTTTTTAGTAATATCAGTTTCTGTATTAATTTCATATTTTTTAGCTGGGATATCTAAGTATATTGAAATATTTTTCCTTTATACAACTCTTGCTGGGAAATGTCTTGCTGATGAAGGAATAAGAGTATATAAAATTTTAAAATCAGGGGATTTAGAAGATGCTAAGAAAAAGCTCTCTTATCTTGTAAGCCGTGATACAGAAAAAATGGATAATAGACAGATAATAAGAAGTATTCTTGAAACATTCAGTGAAAACTCAGTTGATGGAATAATTTCTCCTATGTTTTTTGCTTTTGCAGGAAGTTTTTTTACAGTGAAAGGAGTTTCACTTGCTCTTCCTTTTGCTATGGGATATAAAGCGATAAATACTCTTGATTCTATGCTTGGTTATAAAAATGAAAGATACATAAATTTTGGAACTGTATCAGCAAAAATTGATGATATAGCAAATTTTATTCCTGCAAGAATAGCTGGTGCTTTTCTTATACCAACAGCAGCTTTTTTTACAGGATTTAACTGGAAAGAATCTTTTAAGATTTTTTTAAGAGATAGACATAATCATGCAAGTCCTAATTCAGCTCATGGAGAATCAGCTTTTGCAGGAGCTTTAGGAGTTCAGTTTGGAGGAAAAACAAAATATTTTGGAGTAGTTTATGATAAGCCAACAATAGGGGATAAGATAAAAGATTTTGAACTTAATGATATTTTAAGAGGAAGAAAACTTTTATATGGAACTTCTGCTATTGGAATAATATTTTTTTCATTATTAAGAATTGTTATATAA
- a CDS encoding cobyric acid synthase, which translates to MKKNKNIMILGTSSGAGKSITAAGLCRVFYKNGWKVTPFKAQNMALNSYVTKDGLEIGRSQGVQAAACKIEPEGYMNPLLLKPCGNNQIQIILNGKPVGNMSGYDFSKEKPKYKEHILKAYKKTEKFDICVLEGAGSPVEINIKENDLVNMGMAEMADAPVILVADIDRGGVFASVVGTMVLLEPHERERVKGIIINKFRGRKDMLLSGIKKLEEIIKVPVLGIIPYFDVDIEDEDRVTERLRKEKGKAINVAVINLNHLSNFTDIDPLKKQEDVGVSYTDNPYELDDADIIIIPGSKNTISDMEFIREKGIDKKIKELHQKGKIIIGICGGFQILGKELCDKDGVEGNPRTVKGVGLFNMTTVFSEGKTTTQYRGKLKNTEGILQGMDGCEIFGYEIHQGISFSETENSLTDDKFIKAIVKENIFGTYIHGIFENNCITERILNIVREKKGMSYKFLKESYEEYREKQFDKLEKIMRENIDIEKIYEIIFKK; encoded by the coding sequence ATGAAAAAAAATAAAAATATAATGATACTTGGAACATCTTCAGGAGCTGGAAAAAGTATTACAGCAGCAGGACTTTGCAGAGTTTTTTATAAAAATGGCTGGAAGGTAACTCCTTTTAAAGCACAGAATATGGCTCTTAATTCATATGTTACAAAAGATGGATTGGAAATAGGGCGTTCTCAGGGAGTTCAGGCAGCTGCATGTAAAATTGAGCCTGAAGGATATATGAATCCTCTTCTGCTTAAACCTTGTGGAAATAATCAGATTCAGATAATTTTAAATGGAAAGCCTGTGGGAAATATGAGTGGATATGATTTTTCAAAAGAAAAACCAAAGTATAAAGAGCATATTTTAAAAGCTTATAAAAAAACAGAAAAATTTGATATCTGTGTTCTTGAAGGAGCAGGAAGTCCTGTTGAAATAAATATTAAAGAAAATGATTTAGTGAATATGGGAATGGCTGAAATGGCAGATGCTCCTGTTATTCTTGTAGCCGATATAGACAGAGGGGGAGTTTTTGCTTCTGTTGTAGGAACGATGGTTCTTCTTGAGCCTCATGAAAGAGAGAGAGTAAAAGGAATTATTATAAATAAATTCAGAGGAAGAAAAGACATGCTTCTGTCAGGAATAAAAAAACTTGAGGAGATAATAAAAGTTCCTGTTCTTGGCATAATTCCTTATTTTGATGTTGATATTGAAGATGAAGACAGGGTTACAGAAAGATTAAGAAAAGAAAAAGGAAAAGCAATAAATGTTGCTGTTATAAACTTAAATCATCTTTCAAATTTTACAGATATAGATCCTTTAAAAAAACAAGAAGATGTGGGAGTATCATATACAGACAATCCTTATGAACTTGATGATGCAGATATAATAATTATTCCTGGTTCTAAAAATACTATAAGTGATATGGAATTTATAAGAGAAAAGGGAATAGATAAAAAAATTAAAGAGCTTCATCAAAAAGGAAAAATAATAATAGGGATTTGTGGAGGATTTCAAATTCTTGGAAAAGAACTGTGTGATAAAGATGGAGTTGAAGGAAATCCAAGAACAGTAAAGGGAGTAGGTCTTTTTAATATGACTACAGTTTTTTCAGAAGGAAAAACAACAACTCAATATAGAGGAAAACTGAAAAATACAGAAGGAATTTTACAAGGAATGGATGGTTGTGAAATTTTTGGATATGAAATTCATCAGGGAATAAGTTTTTCTGAAACAGAAAACTCTCTTACAGATGATAAATTTATAAAAGCTATTGTAAAAGAAAATATATTTGGGACATATATACATGGAATTTTTGAAAATAATTGCATTACAGAAAGAATTCTTAATATAGTGAGAGAGAAAAAAGGAATGTCTTATAAATTTTTAAAAGAAAGTTATGAAGAATACAGAGAAAAACAATTTGATAAACTTGAAAAAATAATGAGAGAAAATATTGATATTGAAAAAATTTATGAGATTATATTTAAAAAATAA
- a CDS encoding Gfo/Idh/MocA family protein yields the protein MVRFGIIGTNWISGDFIEAIKITEGAEVKAVYSRKRETAEEFVKKYNIENCRIFTDLEKMAESEEIDAVYVGSPNSLHSSQSILCLKNKKHVICEKPIATKVEDFDKMTAIAEENNVTLMEAMKTTFLPNIQAVRENIGRIGDIRNITANFCQYSSRYDLLKKGEVTNVFNPEFDGGSAFDIGVYPLYFVLSLFGIPKSYTGSNIFLSSGVDGAGNIILNYGDKIASVIYSKITETNIPSEILGEKGSIVINHISTADKVEIIPRNGEKEDISCVQEKNQMIYELKEFISLIKKGEIESKINSFELSRKSVEILSYVRKI from the coding sequence ATGGTAAGATTTGGGATTATAGGTACAAATTGGATAAGTGGAGATTTTATAGAAGCAATAAAAATAACAGAAGGTGCTGAAGTAAAAGCAGTTTATTCAAGAAAAAGGGAGACAGCTGAAGAATTTGTAAAAAAGTATAATATAGAAAACTGTAGAATATTTACAGATCTGGAGAAAATGGCAGAATCAGAAGAGATAGATGCTGTTTATGTAGGATCACCTAATTCACTTCATAGCAGTCAGTCAATTTTATGTTTAAAAAATAAAAAACATGTTATTTGTGAAAAACCTATAGCAACAAAAGTTGAAGATTTTGATAAGATGACAGCTATTGCAGAAGAAAATAATGTAACATTAATGGAGGCAATGAAAACAACTTTTCTTCCAAACATTCAAGCAGTGAGAGAAAATATAGGAAGAATTGGAGATATAAGAAATATAACTGCAAATTTCTGTCAATATTCTTCAAGATATGACCTTTTGAAAAAAGGAGAAGTGACAAATGTTTTTAATCCTGAGTTTGATGGGGGATCAGCTTTTGATATAGGAGTGTATCCACTTTATTTTGTTCTGTCACTTTTTGGAATTCCAAAATCATATACAGGAAGTAATATTTTTTTAAGTTCTGGGGTTGATGGAGCAGGTAATATAATTTTAAATTATGGAGATAAAATAGCTTCAGTTATTTATTCAAAAATAACTGAAACTAATATTCCAAGTGAAATTTTAGGAGAAAAAGGAAGTATTGTTATAAATCACATTTCAACTGCTGATAAAGTTGAAATTATTCCGAGAAACGGAGAGAAAGAAGATATCTCATGTGTTCAGGAAAAAAATCAGATGATTTATGAGCTTAAAGAATTTATTTCTCTAATAAAAAAAGGAGAAATAGAATCTAAAATAAATAGTTTTGAGCTTTCAAGAAAGTCAGTTGAAATTTTGTCTTATGTAAGAAAAATATAA
- the thiM gene encoding hydroxyethylthiazole kinase gives MEFEREQLGNVITSIREKQPIVFHITNTVTINDCANITLAVGASPLMSFCEEEFEDILSFASSLVINIGTMDKQMRESVVKAGQIANKLGKPVILDPVGAGATKARKELVEKLLAGVHFAVIKGNMAEIKSIYGIQNSENRGVDSAEDLENGAEIAKALAKRYDTVIAVTGKQDIVSDGHRVAKINNGTPILAKVTGTGCMTASLVGSACGAVRDYFTAAAAAVAMMGIAGEKAEEHYSVGSGNGTIRTEILDTICNMTADRFMESENIELS, from the coding sequence ATGGAATTTGAAAGAGAACAGCTTGGAAATGTTATTACAAGCATAAGAGAAAAACAACCTATTGTTTTTCATATTACAAATACAGTTACAATAAACGATTGTGCAAATATTACCCTTGCAGTAGGAGCTTCTCCTCTTATGTCTTTTTGTGAAGAGGAATTTGAAGATATTCTTTCTTTTGCTTCATCACTTGTTATTAATATAGGAACAATGGATAAACAAATGAGAGAAAGTGTTGTTAAAGCAGGACAAATTGCAAATAAACTTGGAAAACCTGTTATTCTTGATCCTGTTGGAGCAGGAGCAACAAAAGCAAGAAAAGAACTTGTTGAAAAACTTCTTGCAGGTGTACATTTTGCAGTTATAAAAGGAAATATGGCTGAAATTAAATCTATATATGGAATTCAAAACTCTGAAAACAGAGGTGTAGATTCAGCTGAAGATTTAGAAAATGGAGCTGAAATAGCAAAAGCTCTTGCTAAAAGATATGATACTGTCATTGCTGTTACTGGAAAGCAAGACATTGTAAGTGATGGACACAGAGTTGCAAAAATTAATAATGGTACTCCTATTCTTGCAAAAGTTACAGGAACTGGATGTATGACTGCTTCTCTTGTTGGAAGTGCCTGTGGAGCTGTAAGAGATTATTTTACAGCAGCTGCAGCTGCTGTTGCTATGATGGGAATAGCAGGAGAAAAAGCTGAAGAACATTATTCTGTAGGAAGTGGAAACGGAACTATAAGAACTGAAATTCTTGATACAATTTGTAATATGACAGCAGATAGATTTATGGAAAGTGAAAATATAGAACTTTCATAA
- a CDS encoding pyridoxal phosphate-dependent aminotransferase, with protein MEIHGGNIYKLQREGRKDILDYSSNINPLGVPESLKKAVLENFLLLERYPDIDYTELREKIGKYNNIPAENIIVGNGATEVLFLYMKALKPKKVLIAAPTFAEYERALKNIDCIIDFFQMKEENNFVLDKENFMKKAAEYDLAVICNPNNPTGKFILKENIFEINEYLEKSNTKLFIDECFIEFIKGWEDKTAAGFKSENIFILRALTKFFALPGLRLGYGIVFNKKIREEINNIREPWSVNAFADLAGKVILNDEEYIKNTEKWIAEEREWFTKELKKFENNKIIKVYETETNFILIKLYNKTAEEFKNMMTEKNILVRNASNFKFLDKSFVRLAIKDRDKNEKVIKAMKEVLK; from the coding sequence GTGGAAATTCATGGAGGAAATATATATAAATTGCAGAGAGAGGGAAGAAAAGATATACTTGATTACAGCTCAAATATTAATCCTCTCGGAGTTCCTGAAAGTTTAAAAAAGGCTGTTTTAGAAAATTTCTTACTTTTAGAAAGATATCCTGATATAGATTATACAGAATTAAGAGAAAAGATAGGAAAGTATAATAATATACCTGCTGAAAATATTATTGTAGGAAATGGTGCAACAGAAGTCCTTTTTCTTTATATGAAAGCTTTAAAGCCTAAAAAAGTTTTAATTGCAGCTCCAACATTTGCAGAATATGAAAGAGCTTTAAAAAATATTGATTGTATAATTGATTTTTTTCAAATGAAAGAGGAAAATAATTTTGTTTTAGATAAAGAAAATTTTATGAAAAAAGCAGCTGAATATGATTTAGCTGTTATTTGTAATCCAAATAATCCAACAGGAAAATTTATTTTAAAAGAAAATATATTTGAAATAAATGAATATCTTGAAAAATCAAATACAAAACTTTTTATAGATGAATGTTTTATAGAATTTATAAAAGGTTGGGAAGATAAAACAGCTGCAGGGTTTAAGTCTGAAAATATTTTTATACTGAGAGCTCTTACAAAATTTTTTGCTCTTCCTGGATTAAGACTAGGATACGGGATAGTTTTTAATAAAAAAATAAGAGAGGAAATAAATAATATAAGAGAACCATGGAGTGTAAATGCTTTTGCAGACCTAGCAGGAAAAGTTATTTTAAACGATGAAGAGTATATAAAAAATACTGAAAAATGGATTGCAGAAGAAAGAGAGTGGTTTACAAAAGAATTAAAAAAATTTGAAAATAATAAAATAATAAAAGTTTATGAGACAGAAACAAATTTTATTTTAATAAAGTTATATAATAAAACAGCAGAAGAATTTAAAAATATGATGACTGAAAAAAATATACTTGTCCGTAATGCTTCAAATTTTAAATTTCTTGATAAAAGTTTTGTAAGACTAGCAATAAAAGACAGAGATAAAAATGAAAAAGTAATAAAAGCTATGAAAGAGGTTTTAAAATGA
- the thiD gene encoding bifunctional hydroxymethylpyrimidine kinase/phosphomethylpyrimidine kinase, which translates to MKKVLTIAGSDSCGGAGIQADLKAMSAMGVYGMSVITAVTAQNTMGVFGVQEISKDIIEQQIKVIFEDIEVDSVKIGMLSSSEIIRTIGEALKKYNAKNIVIDPVMVSKSEYKLLKDEAIEELKKFISLGELVTPNIPEGEILAGMEIKNEDDMIEASKRIQKLGAKNVLMKGGHRLDNCTDVLLLADGKVVKFPGVRIDTKNTHGTGCTLSSTIASLIGKGHSVEEAVRLGKEYITEAIRNSFPIGHGVGPVGHFVDLYKKAGVKYE; encoded by the coding sequence ATGAAAAAAGTTTTGACTATAGCTGGTTCTGATTCTTGTGGAGGAGCAGGAATACAAGCAGACTTAAAAGCAATGAGTGCAATGGGAGTATACGGTATGAGTGTTATTACAGCTGTAACTGCTCAAAATACTATGGGAGTTTTCGGAGTTCAGGAAATCTCAAAAGATATAATAGAACAACAAATAAAAGTAATATTTGAAGATATAGAAGTTGACAGTGTTAAAATTGGGATGCTTTCAAGCAGTGAAATAATAAGAACTATTGGAGAGGCTCTTAAAAAATATAATGCTAAAAATATTGTTATTGATCCTGTAATGGTTTCAAAAAGTGAATATAAATTATTAAAAGATGAGGCTATTGAAGAACTAAAAAAATTTATCTCTCTTGGAGAACTTGTAACTCCAAATATACCTGAAGGAGAAATTCTTGCAGGAATGGAAATCAAAAATGAAGATGATATGATAGAAGCTTCAAAAAGAATTCAAAAACTTGGAGCTAAAAATGTTCTTATGAAAGGTGGACACAGACTTGATAACTGTACTGATGTTCTTCTTCTTGCTGACGGAAAAGTTGTTAAATTCCCTGGTGTAAGAATTGACACTAAAAATACACATGGAACAGGATGCACACTTTCATCAACTATTGCTTCTCTTATAGGAAAAGGACACTCTGTTGAGGAAGCTGTAAGATTAGGAAAAGAATATATCACTGAAGCTATCAGAAATTCTTTCCCTATAGGACATGGAGTAGGTCCTGTAGGACATTTTGTAGACTTATATAAGAAAGCTGGAGTCAAATATGAATAA
- the thiE gene encoding thiamine phosphate synthase, whose protein sequence is MNKIDYSLYLVTDRDILGNRNLYKAVEDSIKGGATVIQLREKFINDEKFLEIAKELQKVTKKYNIPLIINDNVKIAKEIDAEGVHIGQSDESLEEARKILGKDKIIGVSVGSVEEALKAEAGGADYLGIGTVFYTGSKKDINEPLGLKNLEIIAHSVKIPSVAIGGIHLDNIKEVMKTGVCGVAVISEILGKEDIEKASKTLLSFIK, encoded by the coding sequence ATGAATAAGATAGATTACTCTCTTTATCTTGTTACTGACAGAGATATTCTTGGAAACAGAAATCTTTATAAAGCTGTTGAAGACAGTATAAAAGGAGGAGCAACTGTTATTCAGCTGAGAGAAAAATTTATAAATGATGAAAAGTTTCTTGAGATTGCAAAAGAACTTCAAAAAGTTACTAAAAAATATAATATTCCCTTAATCATAAATGATAATGTTAAAATTGCAAAAGAAATTGATGCTGAGGGAGTTCATATAGGTCAAAGCGATGAATCTTTGGAAGAAGCAAGAAAAATACTTGGAAAAGATAAAATAATAGGAGTTTCTGTAGGAAGTGTTGAGGAAGCTCTTAAAGCTGAAGCAGGAGGAGCTGATTATCTTGGAATAGGAACTGTTTTTTATACAGGAAGTAAAAAAGATATAAATGAGCCTCTTGGACTTAAAAATTTAGAAATTATAGCTCATAGTGTGAAAATTCCAAGTGTTGCCATAGGAGGAATACATCTTGATAATATAAAAGAAGTTATGAAAACTGGAGTCTGTGGTGTTGCTGTAATATCTGAAATACTTGGAAAAGAGGATATTGAAAAGGCTTCAAAAACTTTACTTTCTTTTATAAAATAA
- a CDS encoding cobyrinate a,c-diamide synthase codes for MRGFLIAGTNSGIGKTTVSMGLMACFENVSPFKTGPDYIDGKFHEYVTGNKSYNLDYFLMGEDGIRESFLKHTENFAIVEGVMGLYDGMDNSLDNGSSAHTARILNLPVILVVDGKGKSTSIAAQVMGYVNFDRRVNVAGVIINRISSEKTYKILKEAVERYCNTKCFGYIPELKEVSVSSRHLGLMQAHEVKDLKEKIEFLKNEIKKTVDIQGIYKVSEFIPNYSLKNLFFYNKNKYKGLRIGIAKDSAFSFYYNDNIEFLQNTGAEIVYFSPLMDKKIPENINMLYFGGGYPEIYSEELSKNISMINSVKDFYNKGGVIYGECGGFIYLSDKLITFFGKEYSFVGLTGNIIEMREKLDIARFGYINIEYKENIYGRGHEFHYSKIKKEGEERKEFKIEKPNGRKWECGFSSKNLLCGYPHIHFFKSSGIIFDLMDRALKNKEKM; via the coding sequence ATGAGAGGATTTCTTATTGCAGGAACAAATAGTGGAATAGGGAAAACAACAGTTTCAATGGGGCTTATGGCATGTTTTGAAAATGTTTCTCCTTTTAAAACAGGACCTGATTATATAGATGGAAAATTTCATGAATATGTTACAGGAAATAAAAGTTATAATCTTGATTACTTTTTAATGGGAGAAGATGGAATAAGAGAAAGCTTTTTAAAACATACAGAAAATTTTGCTATAGTTGAGGGAGTGATGGGACTTTATGATGGAATGGATAACTCTCTTGATAATGGAAGTTCTGCTCATACAGCAAGAATATTAAATCTTCCTGTTATTCTTGTTGTAGATGGAAAAGGAAAAAGCACAAGTATTGCAGCCCAGGTTATGGGATATGTAAATTTTGACAGAAGAGTTAATGTAGCAGGAGTAATTATAAACAGAATTTCAAGTGAGAAAACTTATAAAATTTTAAAGGAAGCTGTAGAAAGATATTGTAATACAAAATGTTTTGGTTATATTCCTGAGCTTAAAGAAGTCTCTGTTTCAAGCAGACACCTTGGGCTTATGCAAGCTCATGAAGTAAAAGATTTGAAAGAGAAGATAGAATTTTTAAAAAATGAAATAAAAAAGACTGTTGATATTCAAGGGATTTATAAAGTTTCAGAATTTATTCCAAATTATTCTTTAAAAAATTTATTTTTTTATAATAAAAATAAATATAAAGGACTTAGAATAGGAATTGCAAAAGACAGTGCTTTTTCATTTTATTATAATGATAATATAGAATTTCTTCAAAATACAGGAGCAGAAATAGTATATTTTTCTCCTTTAATGGATAAAAAAATTCCTGAAAATATTAATATGCTCTATTTTGGAGGGGGCTATCCTGAAATTTATTCTGAAGAACTTTCAAAGAATATTTCAATGATAAATTCAGTGAAGGATTTTTATAATAAAGGAGGAGTTATTTATGGCGAATGTGGAGGATTTATATATCTTTCAGATAAACTTATAACTTTTTTTGGAAAAGAATATTCTTTTGTAGGTCTTACAGGAAATATAATTGAAATGAGAGAAAAACTAGATATAGCTAGATTTGGATATATAAATATAGAATATAAAGAGAATATATATGGAAGAGGGCATGAATTTCATTATTCAAAAATAAAAAAAGAGGGAGAGGAAAGAAAAGAATTTAAAATAGAAAAACCTAATGGAAGAAAATGGGAATGTGGTTTTTCTTCAAAAAATCTTTTGTGTGGTTATCCTCATATTCATTTTTTTAAAAGCAGTGGTATAATTTTTGACCTTATGGACAGAGCATTGAAAAACAAGGAGAAGATGTAA
- a CDS encoding precorrin-8X methylmutase, protein MGDYIKKPEDIEKRSFEIITEELGKKSEKFTNQELPIVKRVIHTTADFEYADLIEFINNPVKFGAGALSKGCKIYCDTNMIVNGLSKIILKKYNCVPYSLVSDEKVAEEAKKRGITRSIVGMEHAGKDKETKIFLIGNAPTALYKLKEMIEKKEIEKPSLVVGVPVGFVGAKESKEVFKNTGVPYITVNGRKGGSTVAVSILHGILYQIYKREGF, encoded by the coding sequence ATGGGAGATTATATAAAAAAGCCTGAAGATATAGAAAAAAGAAGTTTTGAGATAATAACAGAGGAACTTGGAAAAAAATCAGAAAAATTTACAAATCAGGAACTTCCAATAGTAAAAAGAGTTATTCATACAACAGCAGATTTTGAATATGCTGATCTTATTGAATTTATAAATAATCCTGTAAAATTTGGTGCAGGAGCACTTTCAAAAGGGTGTAAAATTTACTGTGATACAAATATGATAGTAAATGGACTTAGTAAAATAATTTTAAAAAAATATAACTGTGTTCCTTATTCTCTTGTAAGTGATGAAAAAGTTGCAGAGGAAGCTAAAAAAAGAGGAATTACAAGATCAATAGTTGGAATGGAACATGCAGGAAAAGATAAGGAAACTAAAATCTTTCTTATAGGAAATGCTCCTACAGCTCTTTATAAATTAAAAGAAATGATTGAAAAAAAAGAAATAGAAAAACCCTCTCTTGTAGTAGGAGTTCCAGTAGGATTTGTAGGTGCTAAAGAGTCAAAAGAAGTATTTAAAAATACAGGAGTCCCTTATATTACAGTAAATGGCAGAAAGGGAGGAAGTACAGTTGCAGTATCTATACTTCATGGGATTTTGTATCAGATTTATAAGAGAGAGGGATTTTAG